From the Leptospira biflexa serovar Patoc strain 'Patoc 1 (Paris)' genome, one window contains:
- a CDS encoding TonB-dependent receptor, with protein sequence MVSKFNLFLCMGFLLGPILLYGQETPKKEPETIEIKANVQSSSQNSNFSKNPTGFQKEIHLDSANTRYTSLPDILNREAGVRIRQYGGLGSYSTLSLRGTNPNQSKIYWNGVPINNSFGGEINLADLPFDNLEKIEIYKSGTPAGFSGSAIGGSINLVSKTKFEKPITRVNLMGGSFKTAKTTVTHMDQFTNGSYFVQALHETSDQNFTYLNNKGTVLFNTYDDTIDERKNAQFRKTGFTGNLSFDIGKTKINLLNDYIHRKQGLPGPGNRQTTSVGRVFSKLSSAITTETNEFIFTNLTLETKTYGNFSKDDLFDPKSEFSFGTPNAYTKTNQYGFQLSPTLYLLDYYQVLRASVLTEQEFFTRYEKRANHETERKEPKKRRDTQSFTFQDEIRLFSNRLFLVPQVRFERYTDRFGKDETSIRNQLLDPLTDVFTVRQNFTNPSFGLKIIWIKKENWEWGTLANISKDFRIPSFIELFGERGSIVGNTKLRPEQSRNGDFGFYLHTKIGSGWKIQSDVSYFQKRIYDMILFLPNSQFTLRPENVDQAFIRGAETSHNIIWNKGLKFNFNYTYQDARNYSDSPALNGKYLPLRSKSQGSALLAFFNETSEIGIEYQYIGANFRDRTNEYLGFLPARQFWNLYIQYSAYKNKETGNELIFGFEVRNVTDKRVEDLVGYPLPGRSYYLTGSYRF encoded by the coding sequence ATGGTTTCCAAATTCAATTTATTTTTATGCATGGGATTCTTACTCGGACCAATTCTTCTATATGGGCAAGAGACTCCAAAAAAAGAACCAGAAACCATCGAAATCAAAGCCAATGTGCAATCCTCTTCTCAAAATAGTAACTTTAGCAAAAACCCAACTGGTTTTCAAAAGGAAATTCATTTAGATTCAGCTAACACGAGATATACGAGTCTTCCCGATATCCTCAACCGAGAAGCGGGAGTCAGGATTCGCCAATATGGAGGTCTTGGATCCTATTCCACACTTTCCCTTCGAGGAACCAATCCCAACCAATCCAAAATTTATTGGAATGGAGTTCCCATCAATAATTCGTTTGGTGGTGAAATTAACTTAGCAGATTTACCGTTTGATAATTTAGAAAAGATTGAAATTTACAAATCTGGGACTCCTGCTGGTTTTTCTGGATCGGCCATTGGAGGTTCGATCAACTTGGTTTCCAAAACAAAATTTGAAAAACCAATCACACGAGTCAATTTGATGGGTGGAAGTTTCAAAACAGCAAAAACAACGGTAACTCATATGGACCAATTCACCAATGGTTCTTATTTTGTGCAGGCTCTCCACGAAACTTCCGACCAAAATTTTACCTATCTCAATAATAAAGGGACAGTATTATTCAATACATATGATGATACGATTGATGAAAGAAAGAATGCACAGTTTCGTAAAACTGGGTTTACTGGGAATCTATCCTTTGACATAGGCAAAACCAAAATCAATTTATTAAATGATTATATACATAGAAAACAAGGTCTACCAGGTCCAGGGAATCGGCAAACCACTTCGGTGGGGCGAGTGTTTAGTAAACTTTCATCGGCGATCACAACAGAAACCAATGAGTTTATATTCACCAATTTGACATTGGAAACAAAAACCTATGGGAACTTTTCAAAAGATGATTTGTTTGATCCAAAATCAGAATTTAGTTTTGGAACACCCAATGCGTATACCAAAACAAACCAATACGGGTTTCAATTATCTCCCACTTTGTACTTGTTAGACTATTATCAGGTTTTACGTGCCTCCGTCTTAACGGAACAAGAATTTTTCACACGGTATGAAAAACGTGCCAATCATGAAACGGAAAGAAAAGAACCAAAAAAAAGAAGGGATACTCAGAGTTTTACCTTCCAAGATGAAATACGATTATTTTCCAATCGTCTCTTTCTTGTCCCACAAGTACGTTTTGAACGGTATACGGATCGATTCGGGAAAGATGAAACAAGCATTCGTAACCAACTCTTAGATCCACTCACCGATGTTTTTACTGTAAGGCAAAATTTCACCAATCCTAGTTTTGGCTTAAAAATCATCTGGATCAAAAAAGAAAATTGGGAATGGGGAACATTAGCCAACATCAGTAAAGATTTTCGAATTCCCAGCTTTATTGAATTATTCGGTGAAAGAGGAAGTATCGTCGGGAATACAAAATTAAGGCCAGAACAAAGTAGAAACGGGGATTTTGGTTTTTATCTCCATACCAAAATTGGATCGGGATGGAAAATCCAATCGGATGTTTCCTACTTTCAAAAACGAATATATGATATGATTTTGTTTTTGCCAAATTCTCAGTTTACTCTGAGGCCAGAAAACGTAGACCAAGCATTCATCCGGGGTGCCGAAACTAGTCACAATATCATTTGGAACAAAGGACTTAAGTTTAACTTCAATTATACCTACCAAGATGCCAGAAATTACTCCGACTCACCTGCGTTAAATGGAAAATACTTACCACTTCGTTCCAAAAGCCAAGGAAGCGCCTTACTTGCCTTTTTTAATGAAACATCCGAAATTGGAATTGAATACCAATACATTGGAGCCAATTTTAGAGATCGAACCAATGAGTATTTGGGATTTTTACCAGCCAGACAATTTTGGAATTTGTACATCCAATATTCTGCATATAAAAACAAAGAAACAGGAAATGAATTGATTTTTGGATTTGAAGTGCGAAACGTAACAGACAAACGTGTAGAAGATTTGGTGGGTTACCCGTTACCGGGCCGTAGTTATTATCTGACTGGGAGTTATCGATTCTAA